From the Yoonia rosea genome, the window CACCGCCGAGACACAGCGGCTTAGAGGGAATGACAATACACTACTCTTCACTTCGAAAGAGTTAACACGATCATTGGGCGAGTCAAAACTCACACTCATGCGACCAAAAGTGAGGGGGCGTATTGGAAACAGTGCTGCACGGATCATCACCTCTGTTGCGATCGCGAAAGCTGCAACAGACACGTGGCACCCACGCGACAGGTTACTCCTGACACGTCCTGTCAGCAGCCACCCTTGAACCCCACCTCAAACACATCAACTATAGGGCAACCCCAAAGGACCGATCCCAATGGCCTACGCCCAGACCGATAAACGCGAGATAGAACAATTCCTCGCCAATCCCGCCCCCGACGTCAAAACCCGCGAAAAGCTGGAAGGCGGCAAGCAATTCGTGCTGAAAACCGAGTTTGAACCGGCTGGCGACCAGCCCACCGCGATCAAGGAACTCTCCGAGGGGATCATGAACGGTGAACGCGATCAGGTGCTTTTGGGCGCAACGGGTACCGGCAAAACCTTCACCATGGCCAAAATGATTGAAGAGACCCAACGCCCCGCGATCATCCTTGCGCCCAACAAAACTCTCGCAGCGCAGCTTTATGGTGAATTCAAAGGCTTCTTTCCTGATAACGCCGTCGAGTATTTCGTGTCCTACTACGACTACTACCAGCCCGAGGCTTATGTCGCCCGCTCGGACACCTATATCGAGAAAGAAAGCCAGATCAACGAACAGATCGACCGGATGCGCCACTCGGCCACCCGCGCGCTGCTGGAACGCGACGATGTGATCATCGTGGCCTCTGTGTCGTGCATCTACGGTATCGGGTCGGTCGAAACCTATGGGGCCATGACGCAGGATATCCACGCGGGCAACGATTATGACCAGCGCCAGATCATCGCCGACCTGATCGCCCAGCAATACCGCCGCAACGATGCCGCCTTCCAGCGCGGCACCTTCCGCGTGCGCGGCGACAGCCTCGAAATTTGGCCTGCCCACTTGGATGACCGTGCATGGAAACTCTCGTTCTTTGGCGAAGAGCTGGAATCCATCACCGAATTCGACCCGCTGACGGGCGAGAAAACGGGCAGCTTCGACAAGGTGCGCATCTACGCCAATTCGCACTATGTGACGCCAAAGCCCACAATGCAGCAGGCCATCATCGGGATCAAAAAAGAGCTGCGCATGCGGCTCGACCAACTGGTTGCTGACGGCAAACTGCTCGAGGCGCAGCGGCTGGAACAGCGCACAAACTTTGATCTGGAGATGCTCGAGGCGACAGGCGTTTGCAACGGCATCGAGAACTATTCGCGCTACCTGACAGGCCGTGCACCGGGTGAGCCGCCCCCAACGCTGTTCGAATTCATCCCCGACAACGCCATCGTCTTTGCCGACGAAAGCCACGTCTCGGTCCCGCAGATCGGCGGCATGTACAAGGGTGACTACCGGCGCAAATTCACGCTGGCCGAACATGGTTTCCGCCTGCCCTCCTGCATGGATAACCGGCCCCTGAAATTCGAGGAATGGGACGCCATGCGCCCGCAATCGGTCTTCGTCTCGGCCACGCCCGCCGCGTGGGAGCTGGAACAGACCGGCGGTGTCTTCACCGAGCAGATCATCCGCCCCACAGGCCTGATTGATCCACAGATCGAAATTCGCCCCGTGGATATGCAGGTTGACGACCTGCTGGACGAGGTCCGCAAAGTCGCCGCAGACGGCTACCGCACGCTGGTCACAACCCTGACCAAACGCATGGCCGAGGACCTGACCGAATACATGCACGAACAGGGCATCCGTGTGCGCTATATGCACTCGGATATCGACACGATCGAACGGATCGAAATCCTGCGCGACCTGCGGCTTGGGGCCTTTGACGTGCTGATCGGGATCAACCTGCTGCGCGAGGGGCTCGATATCCCTGAATGTGGGCTGGTGGCGATCCTGGATGCGGATAAAGAAGGCTTCCTGCGCTCGGAAACATCCCTTGTCCAGACCATCGGCCGCGCCGCGCGCAACGCCGAGGGCCGTGTGATCATGTACGCCGACCGGATCACCGGTTCGATGGAACGCGCGATGAAGGAAACCGAACGCCGCCGCGCCAAACAACTCGCCTATAACGAAGAGCATGGCATCACCCCGATGACGGTCAAAAAGAACGTCGAGGATATTCTGGCGGGCCTCTACAAAGGCGACGTCGACATGAACCGCGTCACCGCCAAGGTCGACAAACCGATGGCGGGTGCGAATTTGCAGGCCGTGCTTGACGGTCTGCGGACCGACATGCGCAAAGCCGCCGAAAACCTCGAATTCGAAGAGGCCGCGCGCCTGCGGGACGAAGTGAAACGGCTGGAAACCGTCGAACTCACGATCTCGGACGACCCACTGGCACGGCAACAGGCCGTGGATAAAGCCGTCGACGACGCGCAGAAGGCGTCAGGTCGGAGTACTGGCGGGCGTGGTGGGATGCGTGGCGGGAAAAGCAGGTATGGGGGGAAGCGGTGAAAAAGTGCCTATTCTGCTGCGCCAATTTGGTTTCTGCCTCAAACCATCCGCAAAGAGGAACTAGAGAGCACATATTCCCGAAATGGCTTCTAGAAGATAAAGACGCCAAAAAACATCCAATTTCGTTCTCTCATTTAGAGATGGCACGCGAGGATGGAAATTCACTTCAATTGACGCCACCTGAACCCCACCGGAGGCTAGCCCTAAATTCATTTTTGTTGGGGAATGTTTGCGCGAGTTGCAATAATGGATGGATGTCAACTCTTGAGAACGACGTAAAGAATGATCTCATAGTTTTGTCTCGAGGTTCTAGCACAACGATAAGAGATCGTGAAAAGCTGGCTATTTGGTGTGTAAAGACAGCATTCACATTGTCAGAGTATCTACAACCGAATGTGGGCGCGCTACCGAAAGAAATAGGTGGAAATCTTCACAGGGTTCGCGATCATCTTCCGACGGATACGGCAGTATTTTACGTTCCGTCCACAAATAAGCAGTTTTGGTTTTCGATACCTTCCACCCACCAAATAATAGCCGGTGATCAAACATCTGCCAAAAAACTATGGAGCAGGTCGTCTAAAATTGTCTTTCAAGTTGGAAAAGCAATCTTCCAAGTGGTGCACGCGCCGGACGCCAGAGAGATAAGTTACAATCTAAAGGACTGTGTTCTTTTAGGAGCAAGTTTGAAGATAAGACCGCAGTTAGGTTCATCTGTCCGAGACACTGGTATCAAAGATGATCTTTTCGTTTTCATGATGTCAAATTCGTTGCTGGCTTGAGGCGCGACGAAGCCGTAGAGTGGGTGAAACCCACGCGCCGCTACATCGGTGGGTTTCACCCACCCTACCCCCATGCAGTCCCGGACTTGATCTGGGACTTCAAGGCACCCAAAACCCCGCCCGGCATCGCCGGGCAGCGGCCGACCTCCCCCCGGAGGCCGCTTTTGCAACGTCGCAATCTGCATCCCCCTCAGACGTGCTGCGACCACACACCGCCAAACACCCCTCCGAAGCGTCCACCAGGTCGGCCGCTGCCCTATGTTGTGCAACCCCACAAACACGCAGCCCCTGACCTGATCAGGGACCTCAACGCCTGCCCCCACCGCGCGTTGCGTCGCCGCGGCCTTGCCCACCGCCGCGCGCCGCCTACATTTCCCTCATGCGCACCGCTCTCGCCTTCCTCCTCCTCGCTTCCCCCGCCGCCGCGTGGGAGTTTTCGGCCTCCCCGATCTGCACCCTGACGGACACGCAAGCGGCAGGTGAAATCACCGTCACCTACGACCCTGCAATCACGGAATATGCCGTCACCGTGACCCTGCCCCAAGGGCGCTGGGCCGGTGATCCGGTCTTTGGCATGGCCTTTGCCAATGACCGTCCGATCAGCATCCAGACTGACCGCCATAGCGTCAGCCCCGATGGCCGCAGCATCACCGTGAAAGACCGTGGGTTTGGCAATGTTCTGGACGGGTTAGAGTTTAACGCCCGCGCCTACGCCATACTGGGTGACACGACCGTCGGCTTTGATCTGGACGGGATTGGCCCCGCCATGACCGCCTTTCGCAACTGCCCCGCCGCCAACCTTGCCTAATGACCGACCCGATCAACCCGACCGACGAT encodes:
- the uvrB gene encoding excinuclease ABC subunit UvrB, with the protein product MAYAQTDKREIEQFLANPAPDVKTREKLEGGKQFVLKTEFEPAGDQPTAIKELSEGIMNGERDQVLLGATGTGKTFTMAKMIEETQRPAIILAPNKTLAAQLYGEFKGFFPDNAVEYFVSYYDYYQPEAYVARSDTYIEKESQINEQIDRMRHSATRALLERDDVIIVASVSCIYGIGSVETYGAMTQDIHAGNDYDQRQIIADLIAQQYRRNDAAFQRGTFRVRGDSLEIWPAHLDDRAWKLSFFGEELESITEFDPLTGEKTGSFDKVRIYANSHYVTPKPTMQQAIIGIKKELRMRLDQLVADGKLLEAQRLEQRTNFDLEMLEATGVCNGIENYSRYLTGRAPGEPPPTLFEFIPDNAIVFADESHVSVPQIGGMYKGDYRRKFTLAEHGFRLPSCMDNRPLKFEEWDAMRPQSVFVSATPAAWELEQTGGVFTEQIIRPTGLIDPQIEIRPVDMQVDDLLDEVRKVAADGYRTLVTTLTKRMAEDLTEYMHEQGIRVRYMHSDIDTIERIEILRDLRLGAFDVLIGINLLREGLDIPECGLVAILDADKEGFLRSETSLVQTIGRAARNAEGRVIMYADRITGSMERAMKETERRRAKQLAYNEEHGITPMTVKKNVEDILAGLYKGDVDMNRVTAKVDKPMAGANLQAVLDGLRTDMRKAAENLEFEEAARLRDEVKRLETVELTISDDPLARQQAVDKAVDDAQKASGRSTGGRGGMRGGKSRYGGKR
- a CDS encoding excinuclease ABC subunit B, giving the protein MRTALAFLLLASPAAAWEFSASPICTLTDTQAAGEITVTYDPAITEYAVTVTLPQGRWAGDPVFGMAFANDRPISIQTDRHSVSPDGRSITVKDRGFGNVLDGLEFNARAYAILGDTTVGFDLDGIGPAMTAFRNCPAANLA